The nucleotide sequence TGTATCTTAGTAAATTAAAATCCGGGTCGTAAATCTATGAAATACAGTTTTAAAAGACTTCAAAAATGGGCTATTCTTGGCATTTTTGTGGTATTGGTGTTTTCGTGTAAGTCCACTAGCGTAATTAAAAGCGGTACTGTGGATGAAAATTTGACCGCAAAAGCGGTCATAAGAAACCACTATTACTCCCATTTTAATTTTAAGACCCTAAGTGGAAAGATGAGGATAGATTATTCCGACGGGGAGAGCACTCAAAGCGTTAGTGTAAGTTTTAGGATGGAAAAGGATAAGGCCATATGGTTAAGCGCGCCCTTGGGAATCGTAAAAGCCTACATTACTCCAAATAGGGTTTCGTTCTATAATAAGTTGGACAATGAGTATTTTGATGGTAATTTTTCCTATTTGAGTCAATTATTGGGAACCGACCTTAATTTTCAAAAAGTACAAAACCTTCTTTTGGGAGAACCTCTTTTCGATTTACGGGATGAAAAGTATATGGTGGATATCGCCAACAACAACTATCAGTTAAAACCAAAAAAGGCTGGGGATTTATTTAAAACATTGTTTCAAATAGAGCCTTTGAATTATAGAATGGCCACGCAACAGTTGTCGCAGCCATGGGAGAAACGATTGTTGGAAATCAACTATAAGACCTATCAAAAGGTTAATAAATGGGTCTTGCCAGGGGAGATAGATATTTTGGCCGTTGATGGGGACAATACCAATAATATTAAAGTAGAATTTAGGAATATGGAGTTCAATAGGGCATTGAATTTCCCATATAATATACCAAATGGTTTCAAAGAAATTGTATTAAATTAATATGGGAAGTAAGCACTCTTATATAGTTTATTTTCTTTTAGTTATGTTTGTTGGTATTGGCAATATTGCAATTGCTCAGACCAATGAACAGAAGGCATTGGAATCCAAGCGGGAACAACTCCAAAAGGAAATATCGGAAATTAATCGACTCTTGTTCGCGGAGAAAAAGGAGAAGGGCAATGTCTTGGAGCAGATGGAGGCCATGGATCAAAAAATAAATGTTCGCCAACAGTTGATCCGTGTTACTAACCAACAGTCCAACTTACTTAATAGGCAGATTAACACGAATGTTAGGAACATTGGAAAACTGCGTAACGATCTTGCTTTTCTTAAGGAAGAATACGGGAATATGATCCAAAAGTCCTATCAGAATAAATCCAGACAGAGTAGATTAATGTTTCTTTTGTCCTCTGAGAATTTTCTACAGGCTTTTAAGCGGTTTCAATATATGAAACAATATACCCAATACAGAAAGGAACAGGGCGAGCAAATTGTGGCCAAAACGGACGAGCTTACCCAATTGAACAAAGACCTTTCCGAACAGCGTAAGGAAAAGGACAAACTTGTGGCGGAAAATACCCAGATCAAAAATCAATTATACAAGGAAATCCAATCCCAAAAGGAATTGCTGAAGAGTATAAGGAAGAACGAAAGCAAATATGCTACGGCCATTGAAAATAAAAAGAAGGAGGCCAAACGGATCGATGAACAAATTGAAAGATTGATTCGCAGTGCTATTGCCGCCTCTAACAGAGAGGCTAGTAAGTCCAGCAGTTCAACCGCCACAAGTAGTAGTAAGTTCGTTTTGACTCCAGAGGCTACTATTGTAGCCAATAATTTCTCGGCCAATAAGGGAAAATTGATCTGGCCGGTGGAAAAGGGAATTAAAAGACAGGGTTTTGGTGTTTATAATGACGCCGTTTATCCAGGGATAAAGCACGAAAGCAATGGGGTAATCATTGCCACGGATGAGGGATCCAAGGCAAGGGCTATCTTTGAAGGGGAAGTTATCGCCATTCTGTCTGTTCCTGGGGGGAATAAGGGAGTACAGATTAAGCATGGAAATTATATAAGTACCTATTACAATCTTTCCAGAGTTTATGTAAAGAAAGGGGATAAGGTAAACACCAAGTCTGATTTGGGGGATATTTACACCAGCAAATCCAGCGGCACTACCCAATTAAAATTTTATCTTTACAAGGATACAACCCGCCTTAATCCTGAGGAATGGATATATCAACTATAAAATAATTTAAAATTGAAAAATTTAACGGATTTAAAAGGAACTTTTACGCTTCATAATGGCGTGGAGATGCCCTATTTTGGTTTAGGGGTTTATTTGTCCGAAGATGGAAAGGAAGTGACCAATGCCGTAAAATGGGCCTTGGATGATGGATATCGACATATAGACACTGCATCGGTTTACGGGAATGAAGAGGGTGTGGGCATTGGAATCAAGGAAAGCGGCGTGGACCGCAAGGACATATTTGTGGTGAGCAAGGTGTGGAATAGCGATCAGGGCTATGAAAGTACCATAAAGTCATATGAATCCAGTTTAAAGCGCTTGAATTTGGACTATTTGGACCTGTACCTAGTACATTGGCCTGTAAAGGGAAAGTATAAGGAGACTTGGCGTGCAATGGAATATTTGTACAAGCATAGGGGGGTAAGGGCTATTGGAGTAAGTAATTTTATGCAGCATCATCTCGAGGATTTACTTACTTCCTCGGAAATTGTCCCAATGGTGAACCAAATGGAATTTCACCCCTATTTGGTACAACAGGAATTGATCGATTTTTGCAATAAAAATACCATTCAGTATGAAGCCTGGTCCCCATTGATGCAGGGGCATATCTTTGAATTGGATATAATGAAGGACCTAGCGGCAAAATACAATAAGACCATTGCCCAGATTGTACTGCGCTGGGATTTGCAAAAGGGAGTTGTTACCATTCCAAAATCTGCAAAAAAGGAACGGATTAGGGCCAATGCCGATATTTTCGACTTTGAACTTACCGACGGGGATGTAAAAAAATTGGAGCAATTGGACCGTGGAAAAAGATTTGGTCCCGATCCCAATAATTTCGATTTTTAATCCATGAATAAGGCCTTGAGTTCGGTGGCATCTTTGGGCTTCATCTTGCCGGCGAGCACTAAACTTAGCTGCTTTCTACGCAGGGCGGCTTCAAAACGTTGAATCTCCAATTCGGTCTCTGGCTTTAATTCTGGAACTGTAGTAGGCTTTCCACTATCGTCCACAGCCACAAAGGTGTAGATAGCCTCATTTACCTTGGATTTCTCGCCGTTAAACCGGTCTTCCATCCAAACATCTATAAATACCTCCATGGAGGTCCTGAAGGCTCTGGAAACGGCTGCCTCAACCGTGACCACGCTTCCTACTGGAACAGCTTGGTTAAAGGCTACATGGTTTACCGAAGCAGTAACTGTTATACGTCTACTGTGGCGCCTGGCGGCAATACTGGCGGCACGGTCCATTCTGGCCAACAATTCGCCTCCAAACAAGTTGTTCAAAGGGTTGGTTTCACTTGGAAGGACCATATCGGTCATTAAGGTGCGCGATTCACTGGGCGTCTTTGGCTCCATACATTTCTTTTGGGCAAAGATACATTGCTAATATTAAGTTAAAAAGGAGAGTAAGAATTATTTTACGGAACGCAACCAAGCCTCTGGCGATTCGGACTGCTTAATTTTCCTTAAATAATTTAGGGCTTCCTTGGCATCGTCAAAACTGCCATAGGCTACCATATGCAAACCATATTGATTAACACCAAGATAGGAGGCATCGTATCCTTTTTCTTTAAGTTGAAGGACTTTCTTTTC is from Arenibacter algicola and encodes:
- a CDS encoding DUF4292 domain-containing protein; protein product: MKYSFKRLQKWAILGIFVVLVFSCKSTSVIKSGTVDENLTAKAVIRNHYYSHFNFKTLSGKMRIDYSDGESTQSVSVSFRMEKDKAIWLSAPLGIVKAYITPNRVSFYNKLDNEYFDGNFSYLSQLLGTDLNFQKVQNLLLGEPLFDLRDEKYMVDIANNNYQLKPKKAGDLFKTLFQIEPLNYRMATQQLSQPWEKRLLEINYKTYQKVNKWVLPGEIDILAVDGDNTNNIKVEFRNMEFNRALNFPYNIPNGFKEIVLN
- a CDS encoding murein hydrolase activator EnvC family protein, with the protein product MGSKHSYIVYFLLVMFVGIGNIAIAQTNEQKALESKREQLQKEISEINRLLFAEKKEKGNVLEQMEAMDQKINVRQQLIRVTNQQSNLLNRQINTNVRNIGKLRNDLAFLKEEYGNMIQKSYQNKSRQSRLMFLLSSENFLQAFKRFQYMKQYTQYRKEQGEQIVAKTDELTQLNKDLSEQRKEKDKLVAENTQIKNQLYKEIQSQKELLKSIRKNESKYATAIENKKKEAKRIDEQIERLIRSAIAASNREASKSSSSTATSSSKFVLTPEATIVANNFSANKGKLIWPVEKGIKRQGFGVYNDAVYPGIKHESNGVIIATDEGSKARAIFEGEVIAILSVPGGNKGVQIKHGNYISTYYNLSRVYVKKGDKVNTKSDLGDIYTSKSSGTTQLKFYLYKDTTRLNPEEWIYQL
- a CDS encoding aldo/keto reductase, with translation MKNLTDLKGTFTLHNGVEMPYFGLGVYLSEDGKEVTNAVKWALDDGYRHIDTASVYGNEEGVGIGIKESGVDRKDIFVVSKVWNSDQGYESTIKSYESSLKRLNLDYLDLYLVHWPVKGKYKETWRAMEYLYKHRGVRAIGVSNFMQHHLEDLLTSSEIVPMVNQMEFHPYLVQQELIDFCNKNTIQYEAWSPLMQGHIFELDIMKDLAAKYNKTIAQIVLRWDLQKGVVTIPKSAKKERIRANADIFDFELTDGDVKKLEQLDRGKRFGPDPNNFDF
- a CDS encoding acyl-CoA thioesterase produces the protein MEPKTPSESRTLMTDMVLPSETNPLNNLFGGELLARMDRAASIAARRHSRRITVTASVNHVAFNQAVPVGSVVTVEAAVSRAFRTSMEVFIDVWMEDRFNGEKSKVNEAIYTFVAVDDSGKPTTVPELKPETELEIQRFEAALRRKQLSLVLAGKMKPKDATELKALFMD